The Rhododendron vialii isolate Sample 1 chromosome 3a, ASM3025357v1 nucleotide sequence TTAGAAATCTGttaagagcaagtacaccagAAGATAAGTTTATCCTTTTTCTGGACGATGTCTGGACTGAGGAACGTGTAGAGTGGAAAAAATTGGAGGATTTGTTGATAACACAAGCCAGAGGAAGTAGAATTGTTGTAACCACACGCAGTAAGATGGTTGCTTCAATTGTCAAAACCAGAACCGTGGAACCATATGAACTTAGAGGTCTTTCTAACAATGAATGCTTGGATATATTGGTGAAGTGCGCATTTAAAGAAGGGGATGAGAGTAAGCATCCGAACCTAGTCAACATCGGTAAGGAAATTGTTAAAAAGTGTGGAGGTGTACCTCTTGCAGCAAGGACCTTAGgagcatttttgttttcaaaaacaaatgaacAGGATTGGTTGTTCGTGAGGGATAATCAGATGTGGGCTATTGTACAAAAGGAGAATGATATCTTACCGATATTGAGGTTGAGTTATAACCAAATGCCGTCATATTTAAGACACTGCTTTGCgtatttttcattgtttgagaAAGATGAAATCATTTTTGGAACGAAGTTGATTCATGCTTGGATGGCCCTAGGGTTTGTCCAAAATATGGGCACAAAAGATGAATTAGAAGATATAGGTGAAGGATATATTCTTGAGCTTGTAAGGAGGTCCTTTCTTGAACGAGATTATACAATAGACTCTTTTAATCCAGTTAAAAGGGAGAGATACAAAATGCATGATCTTGTTCATGACCTTGCACAATATGTGGCGGGTAATGAATTCTTGACGATTAAAGGTTCTATTACCGAGGCAATTCCTGAGACGGTTCGGCACGTATCATTTGATTTGAATACAGATTGCTCGTTTCGAAGACCTTTGATGGAAGCCGAGAAGTTGCGGACGATAGTCTACCCAAGCAATAGATGGCGCAGGTTTAGATCACCTGTTGAACCAGCAATCGCAAGTTTTAGAAGCTTACGTGTACTAGAAGGACTTGGCTTGCCAGAAAATATAGGGAAATTGAAGTTGTTAAGGTACATAAGCACAAATGCATCAGCCGATCTCCCAAACTCGCTTTGCATGCTATTAAACTTGCAGTACTTGGATCTCTCTGAGTCAAATGTGTATCGATTGCCTGAAGATTTCTGCAAACTAATTAGCCTGCGGTTTTTGGCATTGACGACATCATTGACGCGTCTGCCAAAACAAGGAATCGGTAGGTTAACTTCTCTCCGGACGTTGTTCTTTTACAATTGTTTCAATTTGGAGTCTTTGGGTGAAGGGATAGAACATCTCTCTTGCCTTCGGGATTTGGTCTTACGGAGATGTTCTAATCTTATTTCATTGCCAGCTGGCTTTAGGCACCTCACTTCCCTTGAGTGTTTGGATATTGATGGTTGTGAAAGCCTTAATTTATCGGAGGATGATGATTTAAAGGGGCTTAGAAGTCTTAAGAAATTGGAATTAAGGTATCTCCCAGGGCTGGTGAATTTGCCCAAGGGGCTTTTGGATGCTGCTGCTACACTCACTCGTTTGGAAATTGGAGGCTGTGAGAACTTTACTTCACCATCAGAGTCCGTCCTCCCAAATCTCCTATCTCTTCAATCACTTACAATAGAGTTTTGTCGTCAGGTTGCGTCCCTGCCAGAAGGGATGCAACGCCTCACTGAGCTACAGGATTTGTGGATTTACCGGTGCAGGCTCAACAACAGCAGATATCGTAAAGGAGGAGAAGACTGGCCAAAGATCGCCCACGTAACTAATATTAAATTTCATTTATGATCACAGGTATATTCTCTGAGTTCTTTTGTAATCCTGTGCCCTATAGATTTTGCATGCTCATAGATTTAGGGTTTTCAGTTTGGAGAGCAAAGAGACTTAGCgtaatgctctctctctctctctccaaacacaCATAAACTGCAGATTTTGCATGCTCATAGATTCAGGCtctatcttggatatttcaataaatatttgggcaaaagttataattttttactattcCAATTCATCTTACGAGACGAATTGGAAAACCAAAATAGTGAGGCGCACAATTGACAAACGCGAAAACAATTTGAATGAGGATAAACcaagaaaaaatccaagaaGCTTAGCTGAACGCCAGCTAAAGCTCTCACAAGGATCTTAGATAAACAAGGATCCCAAATAAAATTTCTCATTCGTACTTCCAATCGATTTTCCCCTAAAAGTTCATATGCAAGCCCCTTTCTAGCTAAAGCGCTCACATTTTGGCAGAAGTTGATTTTCAAACCTCGATCTTCATTTGAAATTCACATGTACCCAAACACAGACAGACCTTTGATATGGAGAAAATAATCAACATAGATACGATGCGACATAATATTCCTCGCACACATATAATACAAAACAACACTAATGCATCCGGTGAATACCGTTATAATTTGGTGATCAAAATCTACGCATTAATGTAGTTTTTGGTTCATCTACTTTCCTAATTTGGTTGTCCTTTATAGTcctattattcattttttcacAGGTTGCCGATATGAATTGCTCACTATCTTATGTCTGTTTTGCCCTCCTTTCACATGTAGTGGAGCTTGAGTCTTCTGGCTTCCTTGTGCTTGGTGCTGGTGTGCTGGGTGATGGTATTGCGGTTCTGCGTTTTTCATTCTCATGACAGTTGGTCGATTCGTTTGGTGGTACATGCACCGAGTCTTAAGTCTCATTTAATTGGGATCAACCACATGATTTTTTCTCCAATGCTCCTGTCCAAGGCTTCATGTTCCATAATATCGAAAATGCCTAGGGCCTTTTACTGCAACGTATGTAATGCTGTTCTACAAGATggcagttgtttttttttttgatttattttgtggACGTACTGATTTGATTGGTGGACTATCTATAATGCAACGGTTATATGTgctttcattttctctctatGAATGAACCTATGTAATTGGttattttgctttgtttggtgAACTACGGATTATAATACTCTTGTGTAATGGAATGGTTAtttcacttttattttcttcgaaTGAATTGCTTATATTTTGTTGAAGGATCCATCTGTTGTGAATGTACCTTCAGTGGCGTGGTTCTCTTTGGAACTATTCCATTAACTTACCAAGTTATTGACTTTCCAAGTTatgtttgattttgttggttAGCTTTGTATTGttaactttgcttcagaaaataaatttgcaGGTCGTGCGTACTCGGTTCATCTAGTTCAGTTTATGTTCCCGTTTGTGGTTTCATTTCGTGTTTATTTTGTTATTCTGGTCATACAACTTTCCTCAtgcaataaaaacaaataaatttagcTTCTTTCGCCCTGTTTTCTTTCGATCTTTTACTTGTTCATCGCATTCCACTGAGTGAATTCATGCTCCGAACAAATCATCTTAAGATTCAACGTCGTATTAGGATCCAAGAATAGACTTTTATCAACGTGAGGTACAACTTCTATAAATTTCTGCTATGTGTTTTACTTAGGAATAAATGATAAAAGCTCTTCAATCTTCATAGAGGATACTTTGGTGAATATTTTTACCGTAAAACGTAGGTTGTCCCCCTAATTTACCAGGAAATATTGTATGAGTCTT carries:
- the LOC131318642 gene encoding disease resistance protein RGA2-like codes for the protein MAEAILTGAAANVLSSLGSYAIQHIGLPSDVKVELRKMETNISTIKDVLLDAEERQMSNRAVKGWLERLKLILYDAEDLLDEVATETKRRQVESLMRKVYHFFISSNPLVFRYVMGCKIRDIGKRLDEIVLQMNAFKFVVKLVERPIQINRREETSSFVNTVTVIGRDADKEKLVRLLLSSGDEENVAIIPIVGMGGLGKTTFAQLVYNDDRIQKHFTKRLWVCISNDFDFKTILIKLLQAGYPDRDTRYSSEGLEQLQYRVRNLLRASTPEDKFILFLDDVWTEERVEWKKLEDLLITQARGSRIVVTTRSKMVASIVKTRTVEPYELRGLSNNECLDILVKCAFKEGDESKHPNLVNIGKEIVKKCGGVPLAARTLGAFLFSKTNEQDWLFVRDNQMWAIVQKENDILPILRLSYNQMPSYLRHCFAYFSLFEKDEIIFGTKLIHAWMALGFVQNMGTKDELEDIGEGYILELVRRSFLERDYTIDSFNPVKRERYKMHDLVHDLAQYVAGNEFLTIKGSITEAIPETVRHVSFDLNTDCSFRRPLMEAEKLRTIVYPSNRWRRFRSPVEPAIASFRSLRVLEGLGLPENIGKLKLLRYISTNASADLPNSLCMLLNLQYLDLSESNVYRLPEDFCKLISLRFLALTTSLTRLPKQGIGRLTSLRTLFFYNCFNLESLGEGIEHLSCLRDLVLRRCSNLISLPAGFRHLTSLECLDIDGCESLNLSEDDDLKGLRSLKKLELRYLPGLVNLPKGLLDAAATLTRLEIGGCENFTSPSESVLPNLLSLQSLTIEFCRQVASLPEGMQRLTELQDLWIYRCRLNNSRYRKGGEDWPKIAHVTNIKFHL